One genomic segment of Marinitoga piezophila KA3 includes these proteins:
- a CDS encoding type II secretion system protein GspD: MKKLYIPFILFLMMYINLFSYKIIIDQVENTTIIKITNILTSLEMFNRENIYKCIFSDNIKFEDKTMEIYRGPVKKIHTYNNIIEFETIFPVNKGDIKINKLDNKNLEIIVKGFGEIGDKDYYFKKILIKDILEMVLDEVKLNRYYIDPVPEKYISLTLKKFYPEDIFRILIQKSGLKYFYIDENNILFSKLNIEKTAFPIIVRENNANTKKEEYIYSLIESNIPDFLGLIRFMGIKGIKVNENVYLIYATNEKTEQIKKINHAIEVIYPEKNGEIHLKKVEKNGENSAKMQKSDEIYKVDIIKSNYDLRKLEAFFDVEISQIATTLYLVKGEKIEKLKEILKKIENININYNNKKSNNINNKNNIKIEIIESKLDLLPFNKIFKDTIIQKIEKNYIIRGKEEDIGIIKDYIEKFENEEEISDESDEATDVKADISLLKQGIINKNKEKNETISLYKIIEKFAKEKNYSLINNDDLKAISVYNYNVDYSNKKNIEYLLNEYNYILEDKEGILIIKSKIPEVISIEISIIDSSILEETIRKIENRFNSKDIVASLNNGIITPQLYAEIIEAVFDVKNINSKSNSQLLSKPKIIVKSGSKAMFKSVYRVPIVNESSIQYIESGLFLEIEPRYNKYQDLIDLDLSLKVSEPEKSSISKYNAETSRELKTKMLIKNGYVGVIGGLKLLKKEKLNTGVPFLKDIPFLGELFKTTEERNREYNLTLFIWPKLTGYGGE, encoded by the coding sequence ATGAAAAAATTATACATACCATTTATTCTTTTTTTGATGATGTATATAAATTTATTTTCATATAAAATAATTATTGATCAAGTGGAAAATACAACAATTATTAAAATTACCAATATTTTAACATCTCTTGAGATGTTTAACAGAGAAAATATATATAAATGCATATTTTCAGATAATATAAAATTTGAGGATAAAACTATGGAGATTTATCGTGGGCCTGTAAAAAAAATTCATACATATAATAATATTATTGAATTTGAAACGATATTTCCTGTTAATAAGGGAGATATAAAAATCAATAAACTGGATAATAAAAATTTGGAAATAATTGTAAAAGGATTTGGTGAAATAGGAGATAAAGATTATTATTTTAAAAAGATATTGATAAAGGATATTCTTGAAATGGTATTGGATGAAGTAAAGTTGAATAGGTATTATATAGATCCAGTTCCAGAAAAGTATATTTCTTTAACACTGAAAAAGTTTTATCCAGAAGATATTTTCAGAATATTAATTCAAAAAAGCGGATTAAAGTATTTTTATATAGATGAAAATAACATACTTTTTTCAAAGTTAAATATTGAAAAAACAGCTTTTCCAATAATTGTTCGCGAAAATAATGCGAATACCAAAAAGGAAGAGTATATTTATAGCTTAATAGAATCTAACATACCTGATTTTTTGGGATTAATCAGGTTTATGGGAATAAAAGGAATTAAAGTAAATGAAAATGTATATCTTATATACGCAACAAACGAAAAAACAGAACAGATAAAAAAAATAAATCATGCAATAGAAGTGATATATCCTGAAAAGAATGGAGAGATACATTTAAAAAAAGTTGAAAAAAATGGAGAAAACTCCGCAAAAATGCAGAAATCAGACGAAATATATAAAGTTGATATAATAAAAAGCAATTATGATTTGAGAAAATTAGAAGCTTTTTTTGATGTGGAAATTTCGCAAATTGCAACAACATTATATCTGGTTAAAGGGGAAAAAATAGAAAAACTTAAAGAAATACTGAAAAAAATAGAAAATATTAATATTAATTATAATAATAAAAAAAGTAATAATATAAATAATAAAAATAACATTAAAATTGAAATAATAGAGTCAAAATTAGATTTATTACCTTTTAATAAAATTTTTAAAGATACTATAATTCAAAAGATAGAAAAAAATTATATAATAAGAGGGAAAGAAGAAGATATAGGCATTATAAAAGATTATATAGAAAAATTCGAAAATGAAGAAGAGATTTCCGATGAATCAGATGAAGCGACAGATGTAAAAGCAGATATTTCATTACTGAAACAGGGTATAATTAATAAAAATAAAGAAAAAAATGAAACAATTTCTCTGTATAAAATTATTGAAAAATTTGCAAAAGAAAAAAATTACAGTTTGATAAATAATGATGATTTAAAAGCTATTTCGGTGTATAATTATAATGTAGATTATTCAAATAAAAAAAATATTGAATATCTTTTAAATGAATATAATTATATATTGGAAGATAAAGAAGGGATTTTGATAATAAAAAGCAAAATCCCAGAGGTTATATCAATAGAAATATCTATAATCGATTCTTCGATTTTAGAAGAAACAATAAGGAAAATAGAGAACAGGTTTAATTCTAAAGATATAGTGGCATCTTTAAATAATGGAATAATTACACCACAGTTATATGCTGAAATTATTGAGGCGGTATTTGATGTAAAAAACATTAACTCAAAATCAAATTCGCAACTATTATCTAAACCCAAAATAATAGTAAAATCTGGAAGTAAAGCTATGTTTAAATCTGTTTATAGAGTACCTATAGTAAATGAGTCTTCTATACAGTATATAGAAAGTGGATTGTTTCTTGAAATAGAACCGAGATATAATAAATATCAGGATTTAATAGATTTAGATTTATCTTTAAAAGTCAGTGAACCGGAAAAATCTTCAATATCTAAATATAATGCGGAAACATCACGCGAATTAAAAACAAAGATGTTAATAAAAAATGGTTATGTTGGAGTTATTGGTGGATTAAAATTATTAAAAAAGGAAAAATTAAATACCGGAGTCCCGTTTTTAAAAGATATCCCTTTTTTGGGCGAATTGTTTAAAACAACAGAAGAGAGAAATCGAGAATATAATTTGACATTGTTTATTTGGCCAAAACTAACAGGATATGGAGGCGAATAA
- a CDS encoding glycine--tRNA ligase subunit alpha, with protein sequence MYIQDLILKLDKFWSEYGCVIEQPYDMEMGAGTYHPSTFFRTLGEKPFNVAFVQPSRRPTDGRYGENPNRMQRFHQYQVILKPSPKESQEIYIESLKAIGINPDEHDIRFVEDNWESPTLGAWGVGWEVWLDGMEITQFTYFQQMGGVSLKPISLEITYGIERLAMYLQGKENVYETMWNKYVKYGEMFKENERQFSIFNFEKANIEVLYNLFETYKNEFEYLIENKLYLPAYDYLVKAAHAFNLLDARNAISVNERQKYILLIRDMARKTAQTYLEAIGGENDE encoded by the coding sequence TTGTATATTCAGGATTTAATATTAAAATTAGATAAATTCTGGTCTGAATATGGTTGTGTAATAGAACAACCTTACGATATGGAGATGGGTGCAGGAACTTATCACCCATCAACATTTTTTAGAACATTAGGTGAAAAACCATTTAATGTTGCATTTGTTCAACCGAGTAGAAGACCAACAGATGGAAGATATGGTGAAAATCCAAATAGAATGCAAAGGTTTCATCAATATCAGGTAATATTAAAACCGTCACCAAAGGAATCCCAGGAAATTTATATAGAATCTTTAAAGGCGATAGGAATTAATCCAGATGAACATGATATACGTTTTGTAGAAGATAACTGGGAATCACCTACACTTGGTGCCTGGGGAGTAGGTTGGGAAGTATGGTTAGATGGAATGGAAATTACGCAATTCACATATTTCCAACAAATGGGTGGAGTTTCATTAAAACCTATTTCACTTGAAATTACATATGGAATAGAAAGACTTGCTATGTATTTGCAGGGAAAAGAGAATGTATATGAAACAATGTGGAATAAGTATGTGAAATATGGAGAAATGTTCAAAGAAAATGAAAGACAGTTCTCAATCTTTAATTTTGAAAAAGCAAATATAGAAGTGTTGTATAATCTTTTTGAAACATATAAAAACGAATTTGAGTATCTTATTGAAAATAAATTATATTTACCTGCATATGATTATCTTGTAAAAGCAGCGCATGCGTTTAATTTACTTGATGCAAGAAATGCAATAAGTGTAAATGAAAGACAGAAATATATACTTTTAATTAGAGACATGGCAAGAAAGACAGCACAAACATACCTCGAAGCAATTGGAGGAGAGAATGATGAATAA
- the amrB gene encoding AmmeMemoRadiSam system protein B yields MRYPVVAGTFYPADYEELKKQISSFFERFEEIEIPEKSIDLTGLIVPHAGYVFSGQTAAYGYYELMKKGKVKTAIIIGPNHTGVGPSLSVYPEGSWLTPFGTIDVDTEISNFILSELRIKGDIIAHEYEHSIEVQLPFLQYLYGNDFKIVPIIMGVQTLEMSKKLSKVIKKFAKDGVVIIASSDLNHYENHEVTLEKGNFIIEALKEKSPEKVYEYIKKYNITACGFGAINTLLYTGFENVRILHHTTSGEIFGDYERTVGYLSAILE; encoded by the coding sequence ATGAGATATCCTGTAGTGGCTGGAACATTTTATCCTGCTGATTATGAAGAATTAAAAAAACAAATTTCATCTTTTTTTGAAAGATTTGAAGAGATTGAAATACCTGAAAAATCAATTGACTTAACGGGATTAATTGTTCCGCATGCTGGTTATGTTTTTTCAGGACAAACAGCGGCATATGGATATTATGAATTGATGAAAAAAGGAAAAGTAAAAACAGCAATAATTATTGGACCTAATCATACAGGTGTAGGTCCATCTTTGTCGGTATATCCAGAAGGTTCATGGTTAACCCCGTTTGGAACCATAGATGTGGATACGGAAATTTCTAATTTTATATTATCTGAATTGAGAATCAAAGGAGATATTATAGCTCATGAATATGAGCATTCTATAGAAGTGCAATTGCCGTTTTTGCAATATTTATATGGAAATGATTTTAAAATAGTTCCTATAATAATGGGAGTTCAAACATTAGAAATGTCGAAAAAGTTAAGTAAAGTTATAAAAAAATTTGCTAAAGATGGTGTGGTTATAATTGCATCAAGTGATTTAAATCATTATGAAAATCATGAAGTAACCCTGGAAAAGGGAAATTTTATTATAGAAGCCTTAAAAGAAAAATCGCCTGAAAAGGTATATGAGTATATAAAAAAATATAATATAACAGCATGTGGATTTGGAGCAATAAATACATTATTATATACAGGATTTGAAAATGTAAGAATATTACATCATACAACAAGTGGAGAAATATTTGGAGATTATGAAAGAACCGTTGGATATCTTTCGGCTATACTCGAATAA
- a CDS encoding Asp23/Gls24 family envelope stress response protein, producing the protein MIIETDLGTVTIKPEVFNEIVYRAALESYGTVDIGKGGLLNKLASVLQKPQEKGVEVIEEDNKVTVNLYIYMEYGLPLKRVAANAQENVYHRIKEALGDVDVTVNVKVVGIKI; encoded by the coding sequence ATGATTATAGAAACAGATCTCGGAACAGTGACCATAAAACCGGAAGTATTTAATGAAATAGTATATAGAGCAGCACTTGAATCATATGGTACTGTAGATATTGGAAAAGGTGGTTTATTAAATAAATTGGCATCTGTATTACAAAAGCCACAGGAAAAAGGTGTAGAAGTAATTGAAGAGGATAATAAGGTAACTGTAAATCTTTATATTTATATGGAATATGGTCTTCCTTTAAAAAGGGTTGCTGCTAATGCCCAGGAAAATGTCTATCATCGTATAAAGGAAGCTCTGGGGGATGTAGACGTAACAGTAAATGTAAAAGTAGTAGGAATAAAAATTTAA
- a CDS encoding DAK2 domain-containing protein has product MKELHAKDFYIAFKKAAETLIVKKDEINALNVFPVPDGDTGSNMSSGMLEACEWLDKTKNKNKMKDIMKNMRDGLLMGARGNSGVILSQIFRGFTETLEDKEVVTTKDFIEALKKAKEVAYHAVIKPVEGTMLTLIRKLAERAEEELSDIEDFEEFINRLYEISEEIVEETPKYLKKLREANVVDAGAKGLSYIIKGFRDAINGDTEVDLKNIESASAEEIKEIAYEEIKFQYCTECVLKLNDPDISKEELDKIRAFLEELGDSIVLVHQGDFLKTHVHTNHPGKVFEEFLLYGELYKVKVDNMKVQHEHVTETYTAENTTDNTEEQNEVFETNNENWGIITVSPGDGLTQIFKSLGVDMVIFGGQTMNPSVKDFMEAIEKLPQKKILILPNNPNIILTAEKVADMVEDKEVLVVKTKYIQEGVAAMLAFDDTMEKDELKEAIESEISAVVPIQVTYAVRDSEIAGESIKKDEYLVFVGKELKAHGFDLNEAVLKVLREKLAEGFEIMTIFYGQDIEQKTAELIANELMEEFSDLEVEIHNGGQPHYPLLISLE; this is encoded by the coding sequence ATGAAGGAATTACATGCAAAGGATTTTTATATAGCATTTAAAAAAGCAGCAGAAACCCTTATAGTGAAAAAAGATGAAATAAATGCATTAAATGTATTTCCTGTTCCGGACGGGGATACAGGTTCAAATATGTCATCGGGTATGCTTGAAGCATGTGAATGGCTTGATAAGACTAAGAATAAAAATAAAATGAAAGATATAATGAAAAATATGAGAGATGGATTGTTAATGGGAGCCAGAGGAAACTCTGGAGTTATCTTATCTCAAATCTTTAGAGGTTTTACAGAAACCCTTGAAGATAAAGAAGTTGTAACTACAAAAGATTTTATAGAAGCTTTGAAAAAAGCGAAAGAGGTTGCATATCATGCGGTTATTAAGCCTGTTGAAGGTACAATGCTAACATTGATTAGAAAACTCGCAGAAAGAGCAGAAGAAGAATTATCTGATATAGAAGATTTTGAAGAGTTTATAAACAGATTATATGAAATTTCAGAAGAAATAGTAGAAGAAACTCCAAAATACTTAAAAAAATTAAGAGAAGCTAATGTTGTAGATGCTGGTGCAAAAGGGCTTAGCTATATAATAAAAGGTTTTAGAGATGCTATAAATGGAGATACTGAAGTAGATTTAAAGAATATAGAAAGTGCTTCAGCTGAAGAGATTAAAGAAATTGCATACGAAGAAATAAAATTCCAGTATTGTACAGAATGTGTTTTGAAATTAAATGATCCGGATATTTCAAAGGAAGAATTGGATAAAATAAGAGCATTTCTTGAAGAATTAGGTGACTCTATAGTGCTGGTTCATCAGGGAGATTTCTTAAAAACACATGTACATACAAATCATCCTGGAAAGGTTTTTGAAGAATTTTTATTATATGGAGAACTATATAAGGTAAAAGTTGATAATATGAAGGTACAACATGAACATGTAACTGAAACATATACTGCCGAAAATACTACAGATAATACAGAAGAACAAAATGAAGTTTTTGAAACAAATAATGAAAATTGGGGAATAATAACCGTTTCTCCGGGAGACGGATTGACTCAGATATTTAAGAGTTTAGGTGTTGATATGGTAATATTTGGTGGCCAAACAATGAATCCAAGTGTAAAGGATTTCATGGAAGCCATAGAAAAATTGCCACAAAAGAAGATATTAATATTGCCAAATAATCCAAATATTATACTTACAGCAGAAAAAGTTGCAGATATGGTTGAAGATAAAGAAGTATTGGTTGTAAAAACAAAGTATATTCAGGAAGGCGTAGCTGCAATGCTTGCATTTGATGATACAATGGAAAAGGACGAATTAAAAGAGGCAATTGAGTCTGAAATCTCAGCAGTTGTTCCTATTCAAGTAACATATGCAGTTAGAGATTCTGAAATAGCAGGAGAAAGCATTAAAAAAGATGAATATCTGGTATTTGTGGGAAAAGAATTAAAAGCACATGGATTTGATTTAAATGAAGCTGTTTTAAAGGTATTAAGAGAAAAATTGGCTGAAGGATTTGAAATAATGACAATATTCTATGGTCAGGATATAGAACAAAAAACAGCAGAATTAATAGCAAATGAATTAATGGAAGAATTTTCAGATTTAGAGGTTGAAATACACAATGGCGGACAACCTCATTATCCGCTGTTAATTTCACTTGAATAA